One window from the genome of Vidua chalybeata isolate OUT-0048 chromosome 3, bVidCha1 merged haplotype, whole genome shotgun sequence encodes:
- the FAM98A gene encoding protein FAM98A, whose protein sequence is MEFELLENDVLESLEDLGYKGPLLDDRALAQAVSHGASSPEFTKLCAWLVSELRLFCKLEENVQATNSPNEAEEFQLEMSGLLSEMNCPYTSLTSGDVTKRLHNQKNCLLLLTYLISELEAARMLCVNAPPKKAQEGGGSEVFQELKGICIALGMSKPPANITMFQFFSGIEKKLKETLAKVPPNHVGKPLLKKQLGPAHWEKIEAINQAIANEYEVRRKLLVKRLDVTVQSFGWSDRAKSQTEKLAKVYQPKRALLSTKCTISIANLLAARQDLSKIMRTSSGSIREKTACAINKVLMGRVPDRGGRPNEIEPPPPEMPPWQKRPEGGSQQGGGRGGRGGYDSSYGGRGGYDHGGHDRGGRGGYDSSYGGRGGHEQGSHDRGGRGGRGGYDHGGRGGGRGNKLQGGWTDGGSGGYQDGSYRESNYRDAGFQTGGYHGGGGYQGGGYGGYQSSSYSGSGYQGGGGGGYQQDNRYQDGGSHSDRGGGRGGGRGGRGGRGGRGGQGGGWGGRGGQNFNQGGQFEQHFQHGGYQYNQSGFGQGRHFTS, encoded by the exons ATGGAGTTCGAGCTCCTGGAGAACGATGTGCTGGAGTCGCTGGAGGACCTGGG TTACAAAGGTCCATTGTTAGACGACAGAGCACTGGCTCAGGCAGTCTCCCATGGAGCCAGTTCCCCTGAATTCACCAAACTCTGCGCTTGGTTGGTATCGGAGTTACGGCTCTTCTGTAAACTAGAGGAGAACGTGCAGGCAACCAACA gtCCAAATGAAGCAGAAGAATTTCAGCTTGAAATGAGTGGGTTGCTGTCTGAAATGAACTGTCCATATACGTCATTAACATCAGGAGATGTGACAAAACGCCTTCATAATCAAAAGAACTGTCTCTTGCTGCTTA CATACCTCATCTCAGAACTGGAAGCTGCCAGAATGCTGTGTGTGAATGCCCCTCCTAAAAAAGCCCAGGAAGGGGGTGGCAGTGAAGTCTTTCAGGAGCTAAAAGGCATCTGTATTGCTTTAGGCATGTCCAAGCCTCCTGCCAACATAACGATGTTCCAGTTCTTCAGCggaattgaaaaaaaa CTGAAGGAAACTCTAGCAAAGGTTCCACCTAATCATGTTGGAAAACCTTTATTAAAGAAACAACTGGGACCAGCTCACTGG gaaaaaattgaaGCAATTAATCAAGCCATAGCCAACGAATATGAAGTCCGAAGAAAACTGTTAGTCAAACGTTTGGATGTTACTGTGCAATCCTTCGGCTGGTCAGACAGAGCTAAG AGTCAAACAGAAAAACTGGCTAAAGTCTACCAGCCAAAACGTGCCCTCTTATCTACTAAGTGCACTATATCAATTGCAAATCTCTTGGCAGCTCGGCAGGATCTGTCAAAGATTATGAGAACAAGCAGCGGATCCATCCGAGAGAAGACTGCATGTGCCATTAATAAG GTGCTAATGGGCAGAGTGCCTGACAGAGGAGGAAGGCCCAATGAAATTGAACCTCCACCTCCTGAGATGCCACCGTGGCAGAAAAGACCAGAGGGTGGCTCGCAGCAAGGCGGTGGCAGAGGAGGTAGAGGTGGCTACGACTCTTCCTATGGAGGGCGGGGAGGTTATGACCACGGGGGTCATGAccgaggaggaagaggaggctaTGACTCATCATACGGAGGGCGAGGAGGTCATGAACAAGGAAGCCATGATCGAGGGGGACGAGGAGGACGTGGTGGTTATGATCAtggtggcagaggaggaggaagaggaaacaaGCTTCAAGGAGGCTGGACAGATGGCGGAAGTGGTGGCTACCAGGATGGCAGCTACAGGGAGAGCAACTACAGAGATGCAGGTTTTCAAACAGGTGGCTACCATGGTGGTGGTGGCTACCAAGGAGGAGGCTATGGTGGCTACCAGTCGTCTTCTTATTCTGGAAGTGGTTACcaggggggtggtggtggtggttaCCAGCAAGACAACAGATACCAAGATGGTGGGTCCCACAGTGACCGAGGGGGTGGACgtggaggagggaggggtggcCGTGGTGGTCGCGGTGGCCGAGGAGGTCAAGGAGGCGGCTGGGGGGGCAGAGGTGGTCAGAACTTTAATCAAGGAGGGCAGTTTGAGCAGCACTTCCAGCATGGAGGTTATCAGTATAATCAGTCTGGCTTTGGACAAGGAAGACACTTCACCAGCTGA